In the genome of Candidatus Neomarinimicrobiota bacterium, one region contains:
- a CDS encoding 3-isopropylmalate dehydratase large subunit, whose product MGMTLTEKILANKSGNSSVKPGDIIFAQVDLSMATDIASPITIQVFEELNRDKVFDPDKIALVNDHLTPAKDIDAAMFSKTMREFAHKYGIKHYYEVGRSGISHVILPDDGLVAPGDVIVGADSHSTTYGAFGCFGTGMGATDIAAVWAEGEVWLRVPETIKIEFKGDMPKYVIGKDLVLLVCRDLGMDGGNYKALEYCGETVENMTMEDRLTLTNMAIEAGAKNGVIKADDTTMNYLEGRLQREDYQIFESDTDAEYHSVMEYDVSDLEPQVALPFLPSNVKPISEVERVKVDQVMIGSCTNGRYSDFELVAEVLGDREFSRDTRVLITPATTEIYNKMIKSGLTLKFSEAGAAVTTPGCGACIGAHLGVMGDKEVGVFTTNRNFPGRTGALTAEIYLTNPAVAAATAIMGKITDPRELD is encoded by the coding sequence ATGGGAATGACCCTGACAGAAAAAATACTTGCAAATAAATCGGGAAACTCAAGCGTTAAGCCCGGCGACATTATATTCGCACAAGTCGACCTCTCGATGGCGACGGATATAGCCTCGCCGATAACTATTCAGGTTTTCGAGGAATTGAACAGAGATAAGGTTTTCGATCCGGATAAGATCGCACTCGTTAACGACCATCTCACACCGGCAAAAGATATCGATGCGGCGATGTTCTCCAAGACGATGAGGGAGTTCGCCCATAAGTACGGCATTAAACACTATTACGAAGTGGGGCGTTCGGGAATCTCTCACGTGATACTTCCCGATGACGGTTTGGTGGCGCCGGGCGATGTTATAGTAGGTGCGGATTCGCACTCCACCACATATGGAGCATTCGGCTGTTTCGGCACGGGGATGGGAGCCACCGACATCGCTGCAGTATGGGCGGAGGGTGAGGTATGGCTTCGTGTGCCGGAGACGATAAAAATCGAGTTTAAAGGCGACATGCCTAAATATGTTATAGGAAAAGACCTGGTTTTACTCGTCTGCCGTGATCTCGGTATGGATGGAGGGAACTATAAAGCCCTTGAATACTGCGGGGAGACGGTCGAGAATATGACGATGGAGGACAGGCTGACACTGACCAACATGGCGATAGAGGCGGGCGCCAAGAACGGTGTGATAAAAGCCGATGACACCACCATGAATTATCTCGAAGGCAGACTGCAAAGAGAGGATTATCAAATATTTGAGTCGGACACCGACGCTGAATATCACAGTGTTATGGAGTACGACGTATCCGATTTAGAGCCGCAGGTAGCGCTGCCGTTCCTGCCGAGTAACGTGAAACCGATATCCGAGGTCGAACGGGTAAAGGTCGACCAGGTGATGATAGGCTCCTGCACCAACGGCCGTTATTCAGATTTTGAGTTAGTGGCGGAGGTGCTCGGTGACAGAGAATTTTCGAGGGATACGCGGGTTTTGATAACGCCCGCAACCACAGAGATATATAATAAGATGATAAAATCGGGTCTCACGCTCAAATTTTCCGAAGCGGGGGCTGCCGTGACGACACCCGGCTGCGGAGCGTGCATTGGCGCGCATCTTGGAGTCATGGGCGACAAAGAAGTGGGTGTTTTCACCACTAACAGGAATTTCCCCGGCAGAACAGGCGCACTGACGGCAGAGATCTATCTGACCAACCCGGCGGTAGCCGCGGCAACGGCGATAATGGGAAAGATCACCGACCCGAGGGAATTAGACTAA
- a CDS encoding EF2563 family selenium-dependent molybdenum hydroxylase system protein, whose translation MKKSDDLIIVRGAGELASGAIRRLVLAGFPVIALEIPKPLCVRRTVSFASAVFDGAISIEGVTGNFFVNSDDALLAAREGVAGIVIDPAGDSIGKFSPKTVIDARMMKNNPDTSSKMAETVIALGPGYTAPEDAHYVIETSRGHDLGRVITEGSALPNTGVPGEVGGESAKRVLRAPAVGEFNSLIRLGEMVSEGEPVGEVNGQNVTAEISGLLRGLIHDGVEISKGVKVGDVDPRGNPDYLHTISDKANAIAGGVMEAVMRGNG comes from the coding sequence ATGAAAAAGTCGGATGACCTGATCATTGTTCGGGGGGCAGGCGAGCTTGCTTCGGGCGCCATTCGTAGATTAGTCTTAGCCGGGTTCCCGGTCATCGCTCTCGAAATTCCGAAACCGCTCTGCGTCCGCCGAACTGTGTCATTTGCGTCGGCGGTGTTTGACGGTGCTATATCAATAGAAGGCGTGACGGGAAATTTTTTTGTAAACAGCGATGATGCGTTGCTCGCAGCCCGGGAGGGAGTTGCCGGAATCGTGATAGACCCCGCGGGAGATTCAATAGGGAAATTTTCACCGAAAACAGTGATCGACGCGCGGATGATGAAAAATAATCCGGACACGTCTTCGAAGATGGCAGAGACCGTAATAGCGCTGGGACCCGGATACACGGCGCCGGAAGATGCTCATTACGTTATAGAAACGTCCCGCGGACATGACCTCGGAAGAGTTATCACGGAAGGAAGCGCTCTCCCGAATACGGGGGTGCCGGGAGAGGTGGGCGGCGAATCGGCAAAAAGGGTCTTACGGGCGCCCGCCGTCGGGGAGTTCAATTCCCTTATCCGGTTGGGAGAAATGGTATCAGAAGGAGAGCCGGTAGGTGAAGTGAACGGGCAAAATGTAACGGCTGAGATCTCCGGACTTCTCAGAGGATTGATTCATGACGGTGTGGAAATCTCTAAGGGAGTTAAAGTCGGAGACGTCGATCCGCGGGGAAATCCTGATTATCTGCACACAATTTCCGATAAGGCGAACGCCATCGCCGGAGGAGTTATGGAAGCGGTAATGAGGGGAAACGGTTGA
- a CDS encoding alcohol dehydrogenase catalytic domain-containing protein: MSKSMQAGFLVKPGQIELREVQVPEPEPGEVIAKVHTALTCGTDLKTYRRGHPKVSLPSPFGHEFSGSVHALGKGVEGFKEGDNLMTVFSSPCEKCYHCRRDEEHLCTELKNSLMFGAYAEYIRIPESIVSKNMFRKPHSLSFRQAAMLEPLSCVMHGVDEASPGSDDVVLVIGAGTIGLLFTAVLKTMNPKKLIVAARGDERIAVANLLGADSVIDASNENVLEIVHGLTDGIGANIVIESTGSKEVWESSVDYVSKNGKVILFGGLAENSTVTFDAERLHYDHIRLQGVFHYRRKDVATARELLISDQIHLEPLITKEYPLGDLKKAFQLLDEKKGIKYAILP; this comes from the coding sequence TTGAGCAAAAGTATGCAGGCGGGGTTTCTCGTAAAACCGGGACAAATTGAACTCCGGGAAGTACAAGTGCCGGAACCGGAGCCGGGGGAAGTCATAGCGAAGGTTCATACGGCTCTTACGTGCGGGACAGACCTTAAAACCTACCGGAGAGGGCATCCGAAAGTATCTCTTCCCTCGCCCTTCGGGCATGAGTTTTCGGGTTCGGTTCATGCCCTGGGAAAAGGCGTGGAGGGTTTCAAGGAAGGTGATAACCTCATGACCGTTTTCTCCTCGCCGTGCGAAAAGTGTTACCACTGCCGAAGGGATGAAGAACATCTCTGCACGGAACTAAAAAACTCTCTGATGTTCGGCGCTTACGCGGAATATATCCGCATACCGGAATCCATAGTTTCAAAAAATATGTTCAGAAAACCGCATTCACTCTCGTTCAGACAGGCAGCAATGCTCGAACCGCTGTCATGCGTGATGCATGGAGTGGATGAAGCGTCTCCCGGGAGCGATGATGTTGTATTGGTGATAGGAGCGGGAACGATCGGACTGTTATTCACCGCTGTGTTGAAAACGATGAATCCCAAAAAACTTATAGTGGCGGCTCGCGGTGATGAGCGGATAGCTGTAGCGAACCTGCTCGGAGCTGATTCAGTTATCGATGCCTCAAATGAAAACGTCCTTGAGATAGTTCATGGCTTGACCGATGGCATCGGCGCAAATATTGTGATCGAATCAACGGGCTCAAAGGAGGTTTGGGAGAGTTCTGTCGATTATGTGTCAAAGAACGGAAAAGTGATCCTTTTCGGGGGGTTGGCTGAGAATTCCACGGTCACGTTTGATGCGGAACGGCTGCATTATGACCATATCAGACTGCAGGGAGTATTCCATTACAGGAGAAAAGACGTGGCAACGGCGCGTGAACTATTGATAAGTGATCAAATTCACTTAGAGCCTCTGATAACAAAAGAGTATCCGCTCGGAGACCTCAAGAAAGCGTTCCAATTATTGGACGAAAAAAAGGGTATCAAATACGCAATATTACCCTGA
- a CDS encoding flavin reductase family protein, translating to MIIDPSTLDQRGSYQLFTSVIVPRPIAWVSTLNEDGTTNAAPFSFFMGVTSYPPRLAFSVSSKRGEPKDTARNIKREEEFVVNLVTDSTADAMIVTSGEYDYGIDEIEKAGLSTGRSEKIGTPFIKESPVNMECRLDRIVEIGAPPNYLIIGEVILFHVRDEIYSDGRVDPEKLHSVGRLGNPLYAHIKDIFEMNRPEV from the coding sequence ATGATTATCGATCCGAGCACACTCGATCAGAGAGGCTCTTATCAACTTTTTACAAGCGTGATAGTCCCCCGGCCGATTGCATGGGTAAGTACACTGAACGAGGACGGAACCACTAATGCTGCCCCGTTCAGTTTCTTTATGGGGGTTACGAGCTACCCTCCGAGGCTGGCATTTTCCGTTTCTTCCAAAAGAGGAGAACCCAAAGACACAGCAAGAAACATCAAAAGAGAGGAAGAATTTGTCGTTAACCTCGTTACCGATTCCACGGCAGATGCAATGATAGTAACTTCGGGCGAATACGATTACGGGATTGACGAAATAGAAAAAGCGGGGTTGTCGACCGGTCGGTCGGAAAAAATCGGTACGCCCTTTATCAAAGAATCACCCGTAAACATGGAATGCAGGCTCGACAGGATAGTTGAAATCGGCGCGCCGCCAAACTACTTAATTATCGGTGAAGTTATTCTATTCCATGTCAGAGATGAGATTTATTCAGACGGGAGAGTCGATCCGGAAAAGCTGCACTCTGTCGGGCGGTTAGGCAATCCGTTATATGCGCATATTAAAGATATCTTCGAAATGAATCGTCCTGAAGTATAA
- a CDS encoding enoyl-CoA hydratase/isomerase family protein encodes MSMDFKNINLEVTKPTATLTLNRPPYNVIDIPTMDEINDALGEIEKEDDAHFVIFRGAGEKMFSAGVDVSDHTEDKVEEMLSKFHEIFRLLYKWDKISIAVVHAPAIGGGCELAASCDFVIAAESAYFSQPEIDVGCYPPVAAAAFPSMIGPKAALDMLLTGRKISAREAKEIGMVTRVVPDDKLENAVEELLETLKGKSRKVLSLTRKAVRAGTEWEFNLALTKAEDIYMDELLKTEDVKEGLNAFTEKRKPDWKHK; translated from the coding sequence ATGTCGATGGATTTCAAAAATATAAATCTTGAGGTTACTAAGCCTACCGCAACGCTCACACTCAACCGTCCGCCGTATAATGTGATAGACATCCCGACGATGGACGAGATCAACGACGCGCTCGGTGAGATAGAAAAAGAGGATGACGCTCATTTTGTTATCTTCAGGGGCGCCGGTGAAAAAATGTTTTCCGCGGGTGTGGACGTATCGGATCATACGGAAGATAAGGTCGAAGAGATGCTGTCTAAATTCCATGAAATATTCAGGCTTTTGTATAAATGGGACAAGATTTCGATAGCGGTCGTCCACGCTCCCGCCATCGGCGGCGGCTGCGAATTAGCGGCTTCATGCGATTTTGTGATCGCGGCGGAATCGGCATATTTCTCTCAGCCGGAGATAGACGTAGGCTGTTATCCTCCGGTGGCTGCGGCTGCTTTTCCGTCTATGATCGGACCTAAAGCAGCTCTGGATATGTTACTGACGGGACGTAAAATATCAGCCCGGGAAGCAAAAGAGATCGGGATGGTTACGAGGGTTGTTCCGGACGATAAACTTGAGAATGCGGTGGAGGAGCTGCTCGAAACCCTAAAAGGAAAGAGCAGGAAAGTCCTCTCCCTCACACGAAAGGCGGTCCGAGCCGGGACGGAATGGGAATTCAACTTAGCATTGACCAAAGCGGAAGATATTTATATGGATGAGCTCCTGAAGACAGAGGACGTGAAAGAAGGATTAAACGCTTTCACGGAAAAACGTAAACCCGATTGGAAGCATAAATGA
- a CDS encoding nucleotidyltransferase family protein has translation MNGKFPKLTLPFRQKSLLWWSLKAALESKLKSVILVVGANRNKVLYGIKNSGGGKKLDIVVNKEWEKGRSTSVSKGIEALHDNYEYVMFLQGDQPLMTARLINSLIELTEKNPKSPMIFPVIKGEKANPVLYSKEGIKELLKIGGDVSGYELTEKFQGRTATLELKDIITQFNVNTNSDYRRLIEEHEKVG, from the coding sequence ATGAACGGAAAGTTTCCCAAATTGACCCTCCCCTTCAGGCAAAAATCGTTGCTCTGGTGGTCACTGAAAGCAGCGTTGGAATCAAAATTAAAATCGGTAATTCTTGTTGTGGGAGCAAACCGCAATAAAGTGCTTTACGGGATCAAAAACAGCGGGGGTGGAAAAAAACTTGATATAGTCGTGAACAAAGAATGGGAAAAAGGTCGCTCAACATCTGTTTCAAAAGGGATTGAGGCTCTCCATGATAACTATGAATATGTGATGTTTCTGCAGGGCGATCAACCTCTGATGACAGCGAGACTCATAAACTCTTTGATCGAATTGACAGAAAAGAATCCGAAGTCTCCCATGATATTTCCGGTAATCAAGGGAGAAAAAGCCAATCCCGTTCTGTATTCAAAGGAAGGCATAAAGGAGCTTTTAAAGATCGGGGGAGACGTTTCGGGGTATGAGTTAACGGAAAAATTTCAAGGTCGGACGGCTACCTTAGAATTAAAAGATATCATCACTCAATTTAATGTGAACACGAATAGCGATTACAGAAGATTAATAGAAGAGCATGAAAAAGTCGGATGA